A region from the Oceanidesulfovibrio marinus genome encodes:
- the glgB gene encoding 1,4-alpha-glucan branching protein GlgB, giving the protein MDERVLYGKGLLTKDDIYLFREGRHYRLYEKMGSHIMEVDGVRGTHFAVWAPNAASISVSGDFNGWDTESHPLAPRWDESGIWEGFIPGVDRGALYKYHIKSSVNGYVVDKGDPFAFTWELPPNTASVVWDLDYGWNDSGWMGQRGEKNGLASPMSVYEMHLGSWRRVPEEGARPLSYQELAEQLPGYLNEMGFTHVEFLPVMEHPFYGSWGYQSLGYFAPTSRYGSPQDFMRLIDALHESGIGVLLDWVPSHFPTDEHGLGYFDGTHLYEHEDPRQGFHPDWQSDIYNYGRNEVRSFLISSGIFWLDKFHADGLRVDAVASMLYLDYSRNEGEWIPNRFGGRENIEAIEFLRIMNEAVYKEFPDTQTMAEESTAWPQVSRPTYLGGLGFGMKWNMGWMHDTLAYFSMDPIHRKYHQGQLTFSIWYAFNENFVLPLSHDEVVHGKGSLLGKMPGDSWQKFANLRLLLGYMWAHPGKKLLFMGGEFGQGLEWNHDSSLSWDQLQYDNHRGVKRWMEDLNRFYQSEPALYAKDFSQDGFAWVDFHDSEQSIVIFMRKDGEGRTVLVALNGTPVPRSNYRVGVPSAGYWREVLNSDSTEYGGAGWGNLGGVESKPVPSHDFFDSISLTLPPLGIVFFRKD; this is encoded by the coding sequence ATGGACGAACGAGTCCTCTACGGAAAAGGGTTGCTGACTAAGGACGACATCTACCTCTTCAGGGAAGGCCGCCACTACAGGCTGTACGAAAAGATGGGCTCCCACATCATGGAGGTGGACGGCGTGCGCGGCACGCACTTCGCCGTCTGGGCTCCCAACGCCGCCTCGATATCGGTGAGCGGCGACTTCAACGGCTGGGACACCGAGTCCCACCCTCTGGCACCGCGCTGGGATGAGTCCGGCATCTGGGAGGGCTTCATCCCCGGCGTGGACCGCGGTGCGCTCTACAAGTACCACATCAAATCCAGTGTAAACGGCTATGTGGTGGACAAAGGCGACCCCTTTGCCTTCACCTGGGAGCTGCCGCCCAACACGGCCTCCGTGGTCTGGGATCTGGATTATGGCTGGAACGACTCCGGCTGGATGGGCCAGCGCGGCGAAAAGAACGGCCTCGCCAGCCCCATGTCCGTCTACGAGATGCACCTGGGCTCCTGGCGGCGCGTGCCAGAGGAAGGGGCCCGGCCCCTCTCCTACCAGGAGCTGGCCGAGCAGCTGCCCGGCTACCTGAACGAGATGGGCTTCACCCACGTGGAGTTCCTGCCCGTGATGGAGCACCCCTTCTACGGCTCGTGGGGCTACCAGTCCCTGGGCTACTTCGCGCCCACCTCGCGCTATGGCTCGCCCCAGGACTTCATGCGGCTCATCGACGCCCTGCACGAGTCCGGCATCGGCGTGCTGCTCGACTGGGTGCCCTCGCACTTTCCCACGGACGAGCACGGCCTGGGCTACTTCGACGGCACGCATCTATACGAGCACGAGGACCCGCGCCAGGGCTTCCACCCGGACTGGCAGTCCGACATCTACAACTACGGCCGCAACGAGGTCCGCTCATTCCTCATCTCCAGCGGCATCTTCTGGCTGGACAAGTTCCACGCCGACGGCCTGCGCGTGGACGCCGTGGCCTCCATGCTCTACCTGGACTACTCCCGCAACGAAGGCGAGTGGATTCCCAACAGGTTCGGCGGCCGCGAGAACATCGAGGCCATCGAGTTCCTGCGCATTATGAACGAGGCCGTGTACAAGGAGTTCCCGGACACCCAGACCATGGCCGAGGAGTCCACGGCCTGGCCCCAGGTCTCCCGGCCCACCTACCTGGGCGGCCTGGGCTTCGGCATGAAGTGGAACATGGGCTGGATGCACGACACCCTGGCCTACTTCTCCATGGACCCCATCCACCGCAAGTACCACCAGGGCCAGCTCACCTTCTCCATCTGGTACGCCTTTAACGAGAACTTCGTGCTGCCGCTTTCCCACGACGAGGTGGTGCATGGAAAAGGCTCGCTTCTGGGCAAGATGCCCGGCGACTCCTGGCAGAAGTTCGCCAACCTGCGCCTGCTCCTGGGCTACATGTGGGCGCATCCTGGTAAAAAATTGCTCTTCATGGGCGGGGAGTTCGGCCAGGGACTGGAGTGGAACCACGACTCCTCCCTCTCCTGGGACCAGCTCCAGTACGACAACCACCGCGGTGTAAAACGCTGGATGGAGGACCTGAACCGCTTCTACCAGTCCGAGCCCGCGCTCTACGCCAAAGACTTCAGCCAGGACGGTTTCGCCTGGGTGGACTTCCACGACTCGGAGCAGTCCATCGTCATCTTCATGCGCAAGGACGGCGAGGGCCGCACCGTGCTCGTGGCGCTCAACGGCACGCCCGTGCCGCGCTCCAACTACCGCGTCGGCGTGCCCTCGGCCGGGTACTGGCGCGAGGTCCTGA